The nucleotide sequence aaataagttattattttagcCTGATCCAAATATATTGGAAGCTGAGACACCTCAAGGTCTGATCAGAGGTCATGCTTACAGTATTACACGTGTTAAATATGTAGAAATTCAAACGCCTAATCAATATGGAAGAATACCTCTACTTAGACTTAGAAATCCATGGGGTAATGAAGCAGAATGGAATGGTCCATGGAGTGATCAGTAAGCTAAATAGATTTATGGaggcataattttttttaaatttttataatatctaagaTTTACTTGgtaacttttgtttttttcttatttaaaaaaattatgaataatattgaaacatgaataaatatgcaaaatactAATGAAAcacgttatataaattatatgtaaaaaaaatcttacaatGAAGTATTCTTATGAgctaatttatagaaaatgtcATATCTTGTTTcacaaaatgattttatttaataaaatgaatttttgctTAATAGGTCTCCAGAATGGAGATTTATTCCTGATCatgagaaagaagaattaggATTGACATTTGATATGGATGGTGAATTTTGGATGTCAtatcatgattttattaaatattttacacaattagaaatatgtaatttgaATCCAGACTCGTTGAGCGAGGACGATTTAAATGCTGGTAAAAAGAAATGGGAGATGAGTGTGTTTGAAGGAGAATGGGTACGTGGTGTTACAGCAGGAGGTTGTAGGAACTTTTTaggtaaatcttttttattatttaatctttcaatttttatcattttatcattaattcttatttgatcattttttttatttctattatgctgttataaaataataatgaattttcatttttatttttaataaattatagaaacttTTTGGCACAATCCACAATACCGAATTACATTGGAATATCCTGATGAAGATGATGATAAGTGTACAGTTATTGTTGCATTGATGCAAAAAAATAGGCGAGCACAGAGGAGAATGGGTGCAGAATGTTTGACAATTGGATTTGCGATATATCACGTAggtgtttatattataatataattgtaatataatattaacaaatatttcatgcctatatttaaaaaattaatatcattttattatgaaagacaatatattgattataatgattatatagtTGGAATATCCTGAACGGTTATCTAAACCATTAGacattaatttcttcaaatataatgcATCAGTTGCAAGATCACcagcatttataaatttacgagAAGTGACGTGCCGTTTCAAATTACCACCTGGTGTGTATTGTATAGTTCCAAGTACATTCGATCCTAATGAAGAAGGTGAATTTTTGCTAAGAATCttctctgaaaataaaaacaatatgcagtaagtatatctttctttataataaaaattttattgcagtaaaaatttaaaatttatattaaaattatattttctttagagAAAACGATGATGAGGTTGGTGTTGGAGAAGTTGATGATAGggtaagatatttattttataattaaatacattaaatatattatatataagtattaaaaatatcggtataaaaatttatgttttaatatttgtttttcttttttaaagtaattactattaataaataaatgtgcaTAGAACGCACAATAGATTTCACCATCTATAGTATTAACACataataatatgcaaaatacacacagttcaatttatttatgcatttatattgataatatttatttaatatgctAAGCTTTTAATAgtgcttttaaaaatattgtttattgtgaaaatatatgtatatcatatcTAATTGCATAATCaacttaatcaaaaaaaaaaatttaatcaataatcatgaattctaattaataattataataatgtttgcaTGTTGATATTGCTTGGCGAATAGATCATTAATCCTAAAAGTGCTGATGAATACGCTGATGGAGATAAGGTAAATATTTGCACGCTAATGTTCATCcattgtttcaaatattttatgataattattattaaaacttaattataaaacttatattatttatttcccaaatttcaatatttctatcttttaggTTCGAGATGAACCAGAACCAGATCGAAATGCAGAAAAAGTTCgagaattctttaaaaaacttgCCGGTGATGATATGGAAGTAGATTGGATGGAACTGAaggaaattttagattttgcgATGCGAAAAGGTatgattatttacattttaatttatttttattaattgcaaaatttttaatgtgaaatatgaaaaataataatatcacaaatgaaatttatgaaaaaaatatatcataattaagaaaatatcatatttatgatattagaaataagttatcttttataatcttttattttattttgttttggcTATTcgcttattattaagaaaggtTTTGTAATATTCGTAAAGCTTTCATAATAAtgcttttttgttattaatcatTCGTTCAGAACACTTTATGAAGTGACACGCAAATAGCACTATGCATTCTGGTTTTAGTAGTTTGTTAATGCACTGTttcgattaattcattttcatcgtGAATCAATTGTGTGAATGCTAATGTAACGCAAACTTCACTTTCATTCGCTCTTGTGCatgtttcgtttctttctgtATACATAATTACTTCATACATACttcatacataaatacatttgGGTCCTCTAAGaggcaaaaatatataaagtctatataattaatttacacttTGTTTAAACTTGTTTAttacaatatgtatataacataatggctattaataaatgactactcaattaagattttttaattcactcttaaattaacaattgaaaatttttaaattttaattaatttagaaacgaTAGAAATTAGTCAAATTTTTCGACAAAGCTTTTTTTGTAATGATATTAAGTatgttataattgatataaaataaagaattctaagaaaagatttatattaatacaatattattaaagttttaacaTATATCGATTGATTTGACCCGAATGtacatatgtaaaatttaatgttaacatGTAGCTGTATGTTACGGGTAGAACTACCACAGTCGGCTCGTCGTAGTGAAGTTCATGCCCCTGAATCTGTACAAGGAAATGGTTCGTTTATCGACACTCTCATCTCACTGCTGTGCGGCATTCTTTGTAATAATGAACAGTACAATAAGACTGTAGGTAAGATATCATCcagtaatatgtatatactttaCCCTACAGATCATCAttccttatatatatgtaatatagaggaaaattattttagaatgtcCTTCACAGAAAAAGAATTGCTCGATtactgaaatattttgaaaacattaaaattttcgaatatagatcataatttttatttttcttttaataatattatagtaaatatatatttatttttaaatttttctcttaattataatttttataatatatatttagaaattaattattaataaaattttaataattttaataacaataacgacTTAGATAATTTTGAACGACTTGAATCTTGTAAatctcaaatttctttttataattcattgaaaatcattcagttatttaaaatattcatgtgccatcataaatttctattattttgattaataatatgtatatttatgatgtctgacgaaaaattatattccaaaataacaatataatatataatttataatatataatttattttggataaattatgttatttttatagtagGTTTAtaccatatataatataatatctatattataaaaaaaaattaaattaattttcattaatggaatgttaatatattcatatacaatTGAAACCTGACACGATTTTTTAGGTATTATAtgtcatataattaataaaaatattagttaaattctaaataaacaattgatttttatcttttaatgaaaatgatatctTTTAAAGTTACATAATTTAACCATAAATCGACCAATTCTTTTTCCATACATAATTTTAGAGATttgttcttaaattttatgttatgttatgttatgttatctaaaattttatgttgttacctaaaatttttttaaacaaaactaAGAATCATTAAGTATATCAGACGaatcattttcgaaataatgaaatttaaaaaatcaataaagaatcaataaattgaagattaaatagaaaaattatcatttatcttaACAAAATCTGCTTACAATTtgtagtaaaatatttaataatcaataacaaaACATAAATGCAAAAGCAATTCAAAAGCTTGAGGaacaaataattaagtttGTGCATGTGTCTTTGTcacgaaaaagatatttaacgagcttggaaataatttattaaatttttatttcagaatgtAAAAATGTAGCTTTATTATAATGCTACTAATTACAATTATCTACTATTgtcatcttatttatattatgtttatatctGTAGTGTTGTCgtcgttaattttataatgataactCCTTATTATCTTTCTgctttatatactttatatttcagaattttatattaatcaaaatatattatgtaaaaagaataatataaatttaacatgataatatcataaaatatcatatatatgaatatcacAAGCGAAAGTGTTTCTTCTATTtcagaaacaaataataaaggaTTCAGTAAGGATGTATGTCGTAGCATGGTAGCTATGCTAGATGTAGATCATTCTGGAAAACTCGGATTTGAAGAATTTAGACAGTTATGGACCGATATAAAGAAATGGAGGGTACAATATTTCATTGCactatctaattttaatttataaaatataattataaaataaataatcataattaaaaaataattaatttccaggCTGTGTTTAAATTATACGACAGAGATGAAACAGGACAATTAAGCGCGTTTGAATTGAGACAAGCATTAAATAGTGCGGGTTATCGGctcaataatcatattttaaatattttagtgcATCGTTACGGAACGAAAGATGGTATGATCACTTTCGATGATTACATAATGTGCGCAGTGCGACTCAAAACAATGATAGGTAAATGAATAAACACTAATGGATAAAATAcctagaatataatatagcataattaatatatatttgttgctTTCAGATATTTTCAGAGAACGTGATCCAGATTTAACTAATACGGCAACATTCACAATGGAAGAATGGATAGAGAAGACATTATACTCGTAATATAATGcgtatttcaaaatcattgacAAGAATAGAGAAATACGtccatattttaagaaatttttctactcgctgatttaatgtaaaataaagatGCAAGAAACATGttaaagagattaaaaaaacgtatatttaaaaaaaatgttttacgtGTGAATacgtaaaattgttataaattctattatcaaaattttatttaaaaaatatacaaaaaaaagaaagtattatatttaaaattttgctatctataatatttatccattatatattttttttttttggtatatatatatgtagaatgAACCTGATATTTTGTgccttgatatatttttatatatttaaatttgaattttctcaaaataataatttattaaaacagatGTAGagtaaatttaatctatattttatataatgaactctacattaattattttaatattccttaaatttattattatattcctcATTGTTGCATTTGCAATGATTATATTCATTGATtgcatataagaaaataaaattgtaaaatttgaaaatatgtttaaattttattctaaataaaatttaagaattttttttaaagttatatttttattttccctatataaatattgtaaaatatttcttttttatctagtttaatgaaataaaatatataaatatatatatatatatatttatatataatagataaaaatatatatatatatatatatatatatatatatatatatatatatatatattttaggagactattaataatttaattatatgatgttaccaaaatattcaaagaaaatatcaacaaattaacaattatataaaactttttttaactaaattaaaatttttctttttattgaaatttttaataatcattttaattgtgattttattttacttttttttatctataataatattaataataatatgaaatttaattattcaactataattaaaattattatgtttcgaacattttattaaatataattattaaaaatttaaataaattttgattttaattaaaatttaataagattaaaatattttctttcctaacctaaaataatcatatgtatataaaatgtctatataatatataaataaataaaactaaacatatataaatattattacctataatataaaaattggatgactatgttaagatttattattattatattaataagttaaataaataaaattaaaaagacaaTAGATAAAACAATCACATATCGATGCCATTTTACAGAAATAAGACAAGGAGAGTTAACAATAAGACAAAGacagatagaataaaaatattgaaatcaacgCCATCTCTCGAGTGCCgtaaatgaaacgaaagaaaggatagcgaataataagaaaaggatagagagGATAGAGCAAGAATTTAGACTCTTAGCGCCATCTcttaaatatcaaaagtaactaactttcttttagaaaatacTCAAAAGATGGCGCCAATATTCATTCTTACTCTACttcattctatttttgaatatctccAAAGTCGACAGATGGCGTTAATAgtcaaatttattacattaactatctctatccttcatttattatttattgtcctttttatatatgtttcatttgcggcattctagagatggcgttgatttcaatatttttatcctatttctatctcttttccattatttgttctctttatctttaaaaGCTAGCGCATCGATATCTTGTCAGTGTCGATATTCAATATACTGATTTATCTATAGGGGCCGCCACGAAAACGATTTCTTTTTGTCGATTCCAGTTCCAACAAGACATCTGTCTATGTTTTTCTCACGTTTTGTGGTTCTTATAAACAAAGTTTTTTCTGGCAATGCATTAAATACCAtctgtataattatatctttaaatatctaattctaattatctatataattcttaCTTTGTTACTAATAAAAATGACGTATTTAAATTCATGGGAAGAGTTCGAAAAAGGTGCCGAGAGGTTATATCTTCAAGATCCAATGAaggtgtattttatattaaattattattaacttattcaattttttataagaatcatatttttataatataattgtattttaattatattataataatatgttgattaaatataaatagtaaattataattgtgatATGACAAGTGATatgatatcatttaaattctgattctactatataatttttgaagtgaaaaaatattattttaaatatataaaatttttatattcattaatttagatataaataagtgtttattttataaaaaattaatatttattttataattaaaattaatcaattgattaattaaattaaaggtataattaataaaatttatggaaattgatagtatttataaatagtttaataattatgaagtttataatttattgttttgtttCTTTAGGCTCGGTATACAATGAAA is from Apis mellifera strain DH4 linkage group LG2, Amel_HAv3.1, whole genome shotgun sequence and encodes:
- the Calpb gene encoding calpain-B isoform X8, which produces MEEKQKYTSYKYLNYVQQDIAKLRLSPRLEFNRKINIEKENAIPISGTVKFYSHKEEEKNTNSQPKSTKVKKTYKNIPLRTFKNFIGKSCYNLGEKGSGFRPRAVVQDFQKLREECLSTGTLFEDPEFPADDSSLYFSKRPDRYIEWKRPMEIADNPQLFVEGFSRFDVQQGELGDCWLLAAVANLTMDANLFFQVVPEDQSFEENYAGIFHFRFWQYGRWVDVVIDDRLPTYRGELVYLHSAESNEFWSALLEKAYAKLHGSYEALKGGTTCEAMEDFTGGVTEMYQMDETPPNLFNILLKAYERNSLMGCSIEPDPNILEAETPQGLIRGHAYSITRVKYVEIQTPNQYGRIPLLRLRNPWGNEAEWNGPWSDQSPEWRFIPDHEKEELGLTFDMDGEFWMSYHDFIKYFTQLEICNLNPDSLSEDDLNAGKKKWEMSVFEGEWVRGVTAGGCRNFLETFWHNPQYRITLEYPDEDDDKCTVIVALMQKNRRAQRRMGAECLTIGFAIYHLEYPERLSKPLDINFFKYNASVARSPAFINLREVTCRFKLPPGVYCIVPSTFDPNEEGEFLLRIFSENKNNMQENDDEVGVGEVDDRIINPKSADEYADGDKVRDEPEPDRNAEKVREFFKKLAGDDMEVDWMELKEILDFAMRKAVCYG
- the Calpb gene encoding calpain-B isoform X2 gives rise to the protein MEEKQKYTSYKYLNYVQQDIAKLRLSPRLEFNRKINIEKENAIPISGTVKFYSHKEEEKNTNSQPKSTKVKKTYKNIPLRTFKNFIGKSCYNLGEKGSGFRPRAVVQDFQKLREECLSTGTLFEDPEFPADDSSLYFSKRPDRYIEWKRPMEIADNPQLFVEGFSRFDVQQGELGDCWLLAAVANLTMDANLFFQVVPEDQSFEENYAGIFHFRFWQYGRWVDVVIDDRLPTYRGELVYLHSAESNEFWSALLEKAYAKLHGSYEALKGGTTCEAMEDFTGGVTEMYQMDETPPNLFNILLKAYERNSLMGCSIEPDPNILEAETPQGLIRGHAYSITRVKYVEIQTPNQYGRIPLLRLRNPWGNEAEWNGPWSDQSPEWRFIPDHEKEELGLTFDMDGEFWMSYHDFIKYFTQLEICNLNPDSLSEDDLNAGKKKWEMSVFEGEWVRGVTAGGCRNFLETFWHNPQYRITLEYPDEDDDKCTVIVALMQKNRRAQRRMGAECLTIGFAIYHLEYPERLSKPLDINFFKYNASVARSPAFINLREVTCRFKLPPGVYCIVPSTFDPNEEGEFLLRIFSENKNNMQENDDEVGVGEVDDRVRDEPEPDRNAEKVREFFKKLAGDDMEVDWMELKEILDFAMRKELPQSARRSEVHAPESVQGNGSFIDTLISLLCGILCNNEQYNKTVETNNKGFSKDVCRSMVAMLDVDHSGKLGFEEFRQLWTDIKKWRAVFKLYDRDETGQLSAFELRQALNSAGYRLNNHILNILVHRYGTKDGMITFDDYIMCAVRLKTMIDIFRERDPDLTNTATFTMEEWIEKTLYS
- the Calpb gene encoding calpain-B isoform X4, which codes for MSYYDDRNGTVLNDVFVKTAVEVKRFLPSLFNIKVLGEKGSGFRPRAVVQDFQKLREECLSTGTLFEDPEFPADDSSLYFSKRPDRYIEWKRPMEIADNPQLFVEGFSRFDVQQGELGDCWLLAAVANLTMDANLFFQVVPEDQSFEENYAGIFHFRFWQYGRWVDVVIDDRLPTYRGELVYLHSAESNEFWSALLEKAYAKLHGSYEALKGGTTCEAMEDFTGGVTEMYQMDETPPNLFNILLKAYERNSLMGCSIEPDPNILEAETPQGLIRGHAYSITRVKYVEIQTPNQYGRIPLLRLRNPWGNEAEWNGPWSDQSPEWRFIPDHEKEELGLTFDMDGEFWMSYHDFIKYFTQLEICNLNPDSLSEDDLNAGKKKWEMSVFEGEWVRGVTAGGCRNFLETFWHNPQYRITLEYPDEDDDKCTVIVALMQKNRRAQRRMGAECLTIGFAIYHLEYPERLSKPLDINFFKYNASVARSPAFINLREVTCRFKLPPGVYCIVPSTFDPNEEGEFLLRIFSENKNNMQENDDEVGVGEVDDRIINPKSADEYADGDKVRDEPEPDRNAEKVREFFKKLAGDDMEVDWMELKEILDFAMRKELPQSARRSEVHAPESVQGNGSFIDTLISLLCGILCNNEQYNKTVETNNKGFSKDVCRSMVAMLDVDHSGKLGFEEFRQLWTDIKKWRAVFKLYDRDETGQLSAFELRQALNSAGYRLNNHILNILVHRYGTKDGMITFDDYIMCAVRLKTMIDIFRERDPDLTNTATFTMEEWIEKTLYS
- the Calpb gene encoding calpain-B isoform X1; its protein translation is MEEKQKYTSYKYLNYVQQDIAKLRLSPRLEFNRKINIEKENAIPISGTVKFYSHKEEEKNTNSQPKSTKVKKTYKNIPLRTFKNFIGKSCYNLGEKGSGFRPRAVVQDFQKLREECLSTGTLFEDPEFPADDSSLYFSKRPDRYIEWKRPMEIADNPQLFVEGFSRFDVQQGELGDCWLLAAVANLTMDANLFFQVVPEDQSFEENYAGIFHFRFWQYGRWVDVVIDDRLPTYRGELVYLHSAESNEFWSALLEKAYAKLHGSYEALKGGTTCEAMEDFTGGVTEMYQMDETPPNLFNILLKAYERNSLMGCSIEPDPNILEAETPQGLIRGHAYSITRVKYVEIQTPNQYGRIPLLRLRNPWGNEAEWNGPWSDQSPEWRFIPDHEKEELGLTFDMDGEFWMSYHDFIKYFTQLEICNLNPDSLSEDDLNAGKKKWEMSVFEGEWVRGVTAGGCRNFLETFWHNPQYRITLEYPDEDDDKCTVIVALMQKNRRAQRRMGAECLTIGFAIYHLEYPERLSKPLDINFFKYNASVARSPAFINLREVTCRFKLPPGVYCIVPSTFDPNEEGEFLLRIFSENKNNMQENDDEVGVGEVDDRIINPKSADEYADGDKVRDEPEPDRNAEKVREFFKKLAGDDMEVDWMELKEILDFAMRKELPQSARRSEVHAPESVQGNGSFIDTLISLLCGILCNNEQYNKTVETNNKGFSKDVCRSMVAMLDVDHSGKLGFEEFRQLWTDIKKWRAVFKLYDRDETGQLSAFELRQALNSAGYRLNNHILNILVHRYGTKDGMITFDDYIMCAVRLKTMIDIFRERDPDLTNTATFTMEEWIEKTLYS
- the Calpb gene encoding calpain-B; translated protein: MSYYDDRNGTVLNDVFVKTAVEVKRFLPSLFNIKVLGEKGSGFRPRAVVQDFQKLREECLSTGTLFEDPEFPADDSSLYFSKRPDRYIEWKRPMEIADNPQLFVEGFSRFDVQQGELGDCWLLAAVANLTMDANLFFQVVPEDQSFEENYAGIFHFRFWQYGRWVDVVIDDRLPTYRGELVYLHSAESNEFWSALLEKAYAKLHGSYEALKGGTTCEAMEDFTGGVTEMYQMDETPPNLFNILLKAYERNSLMGCSIEPDPNILEAETPQGLIRGHAYSITRVKYVEIQTPNQYGRIPLLRLRNPWGNEAEWNGPWSDQSPEWRFIPDHEKEELGLTFDMDGEFWMSYHDFIKYFTQLEICNLNPDSLSEDDLNAGKKKWEMSVFEGEWVRGVTAGGCRNFLETFWHNPQYRITLEYPDEDDDKCTVIVALMQKNRRAQRRMGAECLTIGFAIYHLEYPERLSKPLDINFFKYNASVARSPAFINLREVTCRFKLPPGVYCIVPSTFDPNEEGEFLLRIFSENKNNMQENDDEVGVGEVDDRVRDEPEPDRNAEKVREFFKKLAGDDMEVDWMELKEILDFAMRKETNNKGFSKDVCRSMVAMLDVDHSGKLGFEEFRQLWTDIKKWRAVFKLYDRDETGQLSAFELRQALNSAGYRLNNHILNILVHRYGTKDGMITFDDYIMCAVRLKTMIDIFRERDPDLTNTATFTMEEWIEKTLYS
- the Calpb gene encoding calpain-B isoform X6 encodes the protein MNHFSYGWKQEITEPEFIKQEASKAELGEKGSGFRPRAVVQDFQKLREECLSTGTLFEDPEFPADDSSLYFSKRPDRYIEWKRPMEIADNPQLFVEGFSRFDVQQGELGDCWLLAAVANLTMDANLFFQVVPEDQSFEENYAGIFHFRFWQYGRWVDVVIDDRLPTYRGELVYLHSAESNEFWSALLEKAYAKLHGSYEALKGGTTCEAMEDFTGGVTEMYQMDETPPNLFNILLKAYERNSLMGCSIEPDPNILEAETPQGLIRGHAYSITRVKYVEIQTPNQYGRIPLLRLRNPWGNEAEWNGPWSDQSPEWRFIPDHEKEELGLTFDMDGEFWMSYHDFIKYFTQLEICNLNPDSLSEDDLNAGKKKWEMSVFEGEWVRGVTAGGCRNFLETFWHNPQYRITLEYPDEDDDKCTVIVALMQKNRRAQRRMGAECLTIGFAIYHLEYPERLSKPLDINFFKYNASVARSPAFINLREVTCRFKLPPGVYCIVPSTFDPNEEGEFLLRIFSENKNNMQENDDEVGVGEVDDRIINPKSADEYADGDKVRDEPEPDRNAEKVREFFKKLAGDDMEVDWMELKEILDFAMRKELPQSARRSEVHAPESVQGNGSFIDTLISLLCGILCNNEQYNKTVETNNKGFSKDVCRSMVAMLDVDHSGKLGFEEFRQLWTDIKKWRAVFKLYDRDETGQLSAFELRQALNSAGYRLNNHILNILVHRYGTKDGMITFDDYIMCAVRLKTMIDIFRERDPDLTNTATFTMEEWIEKTLYS
- the Calpb gene encoding calpain-B isoform X3, with translation MEEKQKYTSYKYLNYVQQDIAKLRLSPRLEFNRKINIEKENAIPISGTVKFYSHKEEEKNTNSQPKSTKVKKTYKNIPLRTFKNFIGKSCYNLGEKGSGFRPRAVVQDFQKLREECLSTGTLFEDPEFPADDSSLYFSKRPDRYIEWKRPMEIADNPQLFVEGFSRFDVQQGELGDCWLLAAVANLTMDANLFFQVVPEDQSFEENYAGIFHFRFWQYGRWVDVVIDDRLPTYRGELVYLHSAESNEFWSALLEKAYAKLHGSYEALKGGTTCEAMEDFTGGVTEMYQMDETPPNLFNILLKAYERNSLMGCSIEPDPNILEAETPQGLIRGHAYSITRVKYVEIQTPNQYGRIPLLRLRNPWGNEAEWNGPWSDQSPEWRFIPDHEKEELGLTFDMDGEFWMSYHDFIKYFTQLEICNLNPDSLSEDDLNAGKKKWEMSVFEGEWVRGVTAGGCRNFLETFWHNPQYRITLEYPDEDDDKCTVIVALMQKNRRAQRRMGAECLTIGFAIYHLEYPERLSKPLDINFFKYNASVARSPAFINLREVTCRFKLPPGVYCIVPSTFDPNEEGEFLLRIFSENKNNMQENDDEVGVGEVDDRIINPKSADEYADGDKVRDEPEPDRNAEKVREFFKKLAGDDMEVDWMELKEILDFAMRKETNNKGFSKDVCRSMVAMLDVDHSGKLGFEEFRQLWTDIKKWRAVFKLYDRDETGQLSAFELRQALNSAGYRLNNHILNILVHRYGTKDGMITFDDYIMCAVRLKTMIDIFRERDPDLTNTATFTMEEWIEKTLYS
- the Calpb gene encoding calpain-B isoform X7 — its product is MEIADNPQLFVEGFSRFDVQQGELGDCWLLAAVANLTMDANLFFQVVPEDQSFEENYAGIFHFRFWQYGRWVDVVIDDRLPTYRGELVYLHSAESNEFWSALLEKAYAKLHGSYEALKGGTTCEAMEDFTGGVTEMYQMDETPPNLFNILLKAYERNSLMGCSIEPDPNILEAETPQGLIRGHAYSITRVKYVEIQTPNQYGRIPLLRLRNPWGNEAEWNGPWSDQSPEWRFIPDHEKEELGLTFDMDGEFWMSYHDFIKYFTQLEICNLNPDSLSEDDLNAGKKKWEMSVFEGEWVRGVTAGGCRNFLETFWHNPQYRITLEYPDEDDDKCTVIVALMQKNRRAQRRMGAECLTIGFAIYHLEYPERLSKPLDINFFKYNASVARSPAFINLREVTCRFKLPPGVYCIVPSTFDPNEEGEFLLRIFSENKNNMQENDDEVGVGEVDDRIINPKSADEYADGDKVRDEPEPDRNAEKVREFFKKLAGDDMEVDWMELKEILDFAMRKELPQSARRSEVHAPESVQGNGSFIDTLISLLCGILCNNEQYNKTVETNNKGFSKDVCRSMVAMLDVDHSGKLGFEEFRQLWTDIKKWRAVFKLYDRDETGQLSAFELRQALNSAGYRLNNHILNILVHRYGTKDGMITFDDYIMCAVRLKTMIDIFRERDPDLTNTATFTMEEWIEKTLYS
- the Calpb gene encoding calpain-B isoform X5; amino-acid sequence: MEEKQKYTSYKYLNYVQQDIAKLRLSPRLEFNRKINIEKENAIPISGTVKFYSHKEEEKNTNSQPKSTKVKKTYKNIPLRTFKNFIGKSCYNLGEKGSGFRPRAVVQDFQKLREECLSTGTLFEDPEFPADDSSLYFSKRPDRYIEWKRPMEIADNPQLFVEGFSRFDVQQGELGDCWLLAAVANLTMDANLFFQVVPEDQSFEENYAGIFHFRFWQYGRWVDVVIDDRLPTYRGELVYLHSAESNEFWSALLEKAYAKLHGSYEALKGGTTCEAMEDFTGGVTEMYQMDETPPNLFNILLKAYERNSLMGCSIEPDPNILEAETPQGLIRGHAYSITRVKYVEIQTPNQYGRIPLLRLRNPWGNEAEWNGPWSDQSPEWRFIPDHEKEELGLTFDMDGEFWMSYHDFIKYFTQLEICNLNPDSLSEDDLNAGKKKWEMSVFEGEWVRGVTAGGCRNFLETFWHNPQYRITLEYPDEDDDKCTVIVALMQKNRRAQRRMGAECLTIGFAIYHLEYPERLSKPLDINFFKYNASVARSPAFINLREVTCRFKLPPGVYCIVPSTFDPNEEGEFLLRIFSENKNNMQENDDEVGVGEVDDRVRDEPEPDRNAEKVREFFKKLAGDDMEVDWMELKEILDFAMRKETNNKGFSKDVCRSMVAMLDVDHSGKLGFEEFRQLWTDIKKWRAVFKLYDRDETGQLSAFELRQALNSAGYRLNNHILNILVHRYGTKDGMITFDDYIMCAVRLKTMIDIFRERDPDLTNTATFTMEEWIEKTLYS